From Labrus bergylta chromosome 22, fLabBer1.1, whole genome shotgun sequence, one genomic window encodes:
- the znf219 gene encoding zinc finger protein 219 isoform X3, translating into MTCRVINLLAASPRMDSPPECVLSLSCEQPQSPPTLPSLDHSPQASSPHTLLSLPDSPVALPIQSPEPSPQSLDITPYFPLSPFPLQEDNINQPEIDEEDEEEGLDGVPPSPTPAVALFPGGGGGQDAACSPCLDSSPPATPSAPVLGFGALELALSSGQSGNCSDELDLQLFQKDTVTRATPGVGGASSGPALRFPCHVCGKRFRFQSILSLHARAHSLDRDRRATALYRTGLPSAPLKQHLKIQKNHKDLIKNHRSPSIQRLLPGTLIQHLTEEEDLDGEVKALDDGQTDQNPNYLLDDSTPLTPPLTEDPISVTSPYSATILECASTPIAPTFRCHACKGKFRTASELTRHVRILHNPYKCTLCPFSASQEESLASHLQECHPSPDIPALPTAFNSRPVIATPDTPVPTPTHTPAPTPSTPQQTPAATAAASAALPAFRCETCGQRFTQSWFLKGHMRKHKDSLDHKCQVCGRGFKEPWFLKNHMKVHLNKLGLKAGLGGLGGPGGADHQAKGSAANQSLNALYSSLLLAQRGGGRGGQGRSERETGGRIGLGSSKSAILGYLGLPSDGSGASCMERLQAVAQVAEMGNGGGGGGGGSIGGSGVGGATRGGGAGEATASVSEGGDQATWWQLVARSLAVAQQQQQQQQQQQQQQQQQQQQQQRSNQRGQQQDQRGQGRNSVITEADQVRAYLGGLEPREESGGAGGPWECPDCGKLFRSLQQVVVHARVHTQRPPKRGGCEEEGSGGRRGAEFGRGGGGGDIRLDSQLHSGGSQQTGDVRQESKLHSGGSQQAGAATGFHSVISNFKGENGMTSVSSIPSVPTRERVRGRGIKDCPYCGERPYKCPHCDYAGTQSGSLKYHLQRHHREQRNALAASSNSSSSGLTSTINTLTSGTSGLAKQRRSQLNHCPVNRGQTDSPTSRTGQQSWLLGLPDQREHRKALAALRDVDLETQYRYLSGVMGALYQGGMEGGWIREAPATKAPKVSRRKPLTTSRMVQPTGDKEGSAPSTQAVGFEPLDLSRRTSPSLGGMEEDGIMSLEEGRDVVGDSGGDSSTGVKLSQCLFCPFRTSSAELMAMHLQVNHTSKSRRKRTPSTNLDEEGVPRATKPRTEHSDLDSLAVWRHGSEVESKATLGEWSSTQTKTLNGIAEDRAEHLDDILDHSDSNIANNARDGFALMEKFRGNDGEQEDEFEENLENSSLEDSQDKDLRMSLALSPALSANHMVGEEERVLTD; encoded by the exons AGGATGGATTCTCCACCAGAGTGTGTGCTGTCTCTTTCTTGTGAGCAGCCCCAGTCCCCCCCTACACTGCCATCCCTGGACCACAGCCCTCAGGCCTCCTCTCCTCACACCCTGCTCTCTCTACCCGACAGCCCCGTTGCACTGCCCATTCAAAGCCCCGAACCTTCCCCTCAAAGCCTGGACATCACACCTTATTTCCCCCTCTCCCCTTTTCCCCTTCAGGAGGATAACATCAATCAACCTGAAATTGATGAAGAAGACGAAGAGGAAGGGCTGGATGGAGTTCCTCCATCCCCAACCCCGGCGGTTGCTTTGttcccaggaggaggagggggacaagACGCTGCATGCAGCCCTTGTTTggactcctctcctcctgccacACCGTCAGCGCCAGTCCTCGGGTTCGGAGCCCTGGAGCTCGCCCTCTCATCAGGGCAAAGTGGAAACTGCAGCGACGAACTAGACCTCCAGTTGTTCCAGAAAGATACCGTTACCCGGGCGACACCTGGAGTTGGGGGGGCCTCATCAGGACCTGCGCTCAGGTTTCCCTGTCACGTTTGCGGGAAGAGATTCAGATTCCAAAGTATTTTGTCCCTTCATGCCAGAGCTCACAGTCTGGACCGAGACCGCCGAGCCACAGCCCTGTACCGGACTGGACTCCCCTCAGCGCCGCTGAAGCAGCACCTGAAAATCCAAAAGAACCACAAAGACTTAATCAAGAATCACAGAAGTCCCTCAATCCAGCGTTTACTGCCGGGGACTCTTATCCAGCATCTCACAGAAGAAGAGGATCTTGATGGTGAAGTCAAAGCTCTAGATGATGGCCAGACAGACCAGAACCCAAACTATTTACTGGATGACAGCACACCGCTGACCCCTCCACTCACAGAAGACCCCATTTCTGTGACCTCTCCCTATTCTGCTACTATTCTGGAATGCGCGTCCACTCCCATAGCACCTACGTTCCGCTGCCACGCTTGCAAAGGAAAATTCCGCACGGCCTCGGAGTTGACCCGCCATGTCCGCATTCTCCACAACCCGTATAAATGCACTCTTTGTCCTTTCTCTGCCAGCCAAGAAGAGAGCCTTGCGTCTCACTTGCAGGAGTGCCACCCTTCCCCTGACATACCTGCCCTGCCAACAGCCTTCAATTCCCGGCCAGTCATCGCGACCCCCGACACTCCTGTTCCCACCCCGACGCATACCCCGGCCCCAACCCCAAGCACCCCACAGCAGACGCCGGCTGCCACAGCGGCTGCATCCGCCGCACTGCCAGCGTTTCGATGTGAAACTTGTGGACAGAGGTTTACCCAGTCTTGGTTTCTGAAGGGACACATGCGTAAGCACAAGGATTCTTTGGACCATAAGTGCCAGGTATGTGGCCGTGGCTTCAAGGAGCCTTGGTTCCTCAAAAACCACATGAAAGTACATCTTAACAAACTCGGGCTGAAGGCAGGGCTGGGAGGCCTCGGGGGGCCAGGAGGCGCTGATCACCAGGCCAAAGGCTCTGCTGCTAATCAGTCTCTCAACGCCCTCTATTCGAGCCTTCTTCTGGCCCAGCGAGGAGGCGGCAGAGGTGGACAAGGTCGATCGGAGAGGGAAACTGGAGGCAGAATCGGATTGGGCTCGAGCAAGTCCGCCATCTTAGGCTATCTGGGGTTGCCTAGTGATGGCAGTGGAGCCAGCTGCATGGAAAGACTTCAAGCAGTGGCTCAGGTGGCAGAGATGGGAaacggtggtggtggtggtggtggcggcAGTATTGGTGGATCAGGAGTAGGGGGTGCAACTAGAGGAGGGGGTGCGGGTGAAGCTACAGCATCAGTTTCAGAGGGAGGGGACCAGGCAACTTGGTGGCAGTTGGTGGCTCGCAGCTTGGCAGtagcccagcagcagcagcagcagcagcagcagcaacaacaacagcagcagcagcagcagcagcaacaacagaggTCCAATCAGAGAGGTCAACAACAAGACCAGCGAGGCCAAGGTCGGAACTCGGTGATAACTGAGGCCGACCAAGTCCGAGCATACCTTGGAGGCCTCGAGCCAAGAGAAGAGTCCGGCGGAGCGGGAGGGCCATGGGAATGCCCAGACTGTGGAAAACTGTTCCGCAGCCTGCAACAGGTTGTGGTCCACGCTCGTGTTCACACTCAGAGGCCCCCAAAAAGAGGTGGCTgtgaagaggaggggagtggTGGGCGTAGAGGAGCGGAGTTTggaagaggaggtggtggtggtgacataAGACTGGATTCTCAGCTACACAGTGGTGGATCCCAACAAACGGGAGACGTGAGACAGGAATCAAAACTGCACAGTGGTGGATCACAACAAGCAGGAGCAGCTACGGGGTTTCACTCAGTCATCTCAAACTTCAAAG GAGAAAATGGCATGACATCAGTCTCCTCCATTCCTTCAGTTCCCACCAGGGAGCGAGTGCGTGGTAGAGGGATTAAAGACTGCCCCTACTGTG GCGAGAGACCCTACAAATGTCCCCACTGTGACTATGCCGGTACCCAGTCAGGCTCACTGAAGTACCACCTCCAGCGCCACCACAGGGAGCAACGCAATGCTTTGGCAGCCTCCTCcaattcctcctcctctggcctCACCTCCACTATCAACACTCTGACCTCTGGAACCTCTGGGCTGGCCAAGCAACGTAGATCCCAGCTCAACCACTGCCCAGTCAACCGAGGCCAAACCGACTCCCCGACCTCTCGGACAGGCCAGCAGTCCTGGCTCCTGGGGCTTCCGGACCAACGGGAGCATCGGAAGGCCCTTGCAGCTCTAAGGGATGTTGATCTGGAGACCCAGTACAGGTATCTGTCTGGGGTGATGGGGGCTCTTTATCAAGGTGGAATGGAAGGGGGCTGGATAAGGGAGGCTCCTGCAACTAAGGCCCCTAAAGTGTCCCGTCGTAAGCCCCTTACTACTAGCCGGATGGTTCAGCCTACAGGTGACAAGGAAGGATCTGCGCCTTCAACTCAAGCAGTAGGGTTTGAACCCCTGGATCTGTCACGTCGCACCTCACCAAGCCttggagggatggaggaggatgGAATCATGAGTTTAGAGGAAGGCAGAGATGTCGTTGGGGATAGCGGAGGGGACAGTTCAACAGGGGTCAAACTGAGccagtgtttgttctgcccatTCCGTACATCCTCAGCAGAGCTGATGGCAATGCATCTCCAGGTCAACCACACCAGTAAGTCCAGACGCAAAAGAACCCCTTCTACCAACTTGGATGAAGAGGGAGTCCCAAGGGCCACCAAGCCACGGACAGAGCACTCTGACCTGGACTCTCTGGCAGTGTGGAGGCACGGGAGTGAAGTAGAGTCCAAGGCAACCCTGGGGGAATGGTCCTCAACTCAGACCAAGACCCTGAACGGGATCGCCGAAGATAGAGCAGAACATCTGGATGACATCCTCGACCACTCCGACTCCAATATTGCCAACAATGCGAGAGATGGTTTTGCGCTCATGGAGAAGTTCAGGGGCAATGACGGAGAACAAGAAGACGAATTTGAAGAGAATTTGGAGAACAGTAGTTTGGAGGATTCGCAGGACAAGGATCTGAGGATGTCCCTAGCTCTTTCACCAGCCCTGAGCGCCAATCACATGGTGGGGGAGGAGGAACGAGTCTTAACAGACTAA
- the znf219 gene encoding zinc finger protein 219 isoform X2 has protein sequence MDSPPECVLSLSCEQPQSPPTLPSLDHSPQASSPHTLLSLPDSPVALPIQSPEPSPQSLDITPYFPLSPFPLQEDNINQPEIDEEDEEEGLDGVPPSPTPAVALFPGGGGGQDAACSPCLDSSPPATPSAPVLGFGALELALSSGQSGNCSDELDLQLFQKDTVTRATPGVGGASSGPALRFPCHVCGKRFRFQSILSLHARAHSLDRDRRATALYRTGLPSAPLKQHLKIQKNHKDLIKNHRSPSIQRLLPGTLIQHLTEEEDLDGEVKALDDGQTDQNPNYLLDDSTPLTPPLTEDPISVTSPYSATILECASTPIAPTFRCHACKGKFRTASELTRHVRILHNPYKCTLCPFSASQEESLASHLQECHPSPDIPALPTAFNSRPVIATPDTPVPTPTHTPAPTPSTPQQTPAATAAASAALPAFRCETCGQRFTQSWFLKGHMRKHKDSLDHKCQVCGRGFKEPWFLKNHMKVHLNKLGLKAGLGGLGGPGGADHQAKGSAANQSLNALYSSLLLAQRGGGRGGQGRSERETGGRIGLGSSKSAILGYLGLPSDGSGASCMERLQAVAQVAEMGNGGGGGGGGSIGGSGVGGATRGGGAGEATASVSEGGDQATWWQLVARSLAVAQQQQQQQQQQQQQQQQQQQQQQRSNQRGQQQDQRGQGRNSVITEADQVRAYLGGLEPREESGGAGGPWECPDCGKLFRSLQQVVVHARVHTQRPPKRGGCEEEGSGGRRGAEFGRGGGGGDIRLDSQLHSGGSQQTGDVRQESKLHSGGSQQAGAATGFHSVISNFKGENGMTSVSSIPSVPTRERVRGRGIKDCPYCGKAFRSSHHLKVHLRVHTGERPYKCPHCDYAGTQSGSLKYHLQRHHREQRNALAASSNSSSSGLTSTINTLTSGTSGLAKQRRSQLNHCPVNRGQTDSPTSRTGQQSWLLGLPDQREHRKALAALRDVDLETQYRYLSGVMGALYQGGMEGGWIREAPATKAPKVSRRKPLTTSRMVQPTGDKEGSAPSTQAVGFEPLDLSRRTSPSLGGMEEDGIMSLEEGRDVVGDSGGDSSTGVKLSQCLFCPFRTSSAELMAMHLQVNHTSKSRRKRTPSTNLDEEGVPRATKPRTEHSDLDSLAVWRHGSEVESKATLGEWSSTQTKTLNGIAEDRAEHLDDILDHSDSNIANNARDGFALMEKFRGNDGEQEDEFEENLENSSLEDSQDKDLRMSLALSPALSANHMVGEEERVLTD, from the exons ATGGATTCTCCACCAGAGTGTGTGCTGTCTCTTTCTTGTGAGCAGCCCCAGTCCCCCCCTACACTGCCATCCCTGGACCACAGCCCTCAGGCCTCCTCTCCTCACACCCTGCTCTCTCTACCCGACAGCCCCGTTGCACTGCCCATTCAAAGCCCCGAACCTTCCCCTCAAAGCCTGGACATCACACCTTATTTCCCCCTCTCCCCTTTTCCCCTTCAGGAGGATAACATCAATCAACCTGAAATTGATGAAGAAGACGAAGAGGAAGGGCTGGATGGAGTTCCTCCATCCCCAACCCCGGCGGTTGCTTTGttcccaggaggaggagggggacaagACGCTGCATGCAGCCCTTGTTTggactcctctcctcctgccacACCGTCAGCGCCAGTCCTCGGGTTCGGAGCCCTGGAGCTCGCCCTCTCATCAGGGCAAAGTGGAAACTGCAGCGACGAACTAGACCTCCAGTTGTTCCAGAAAGATACCGTTACCCGGGCGACACCTGGAGTTGGGGGGGCCTCATCAGGACCTGCGCTCAGGTTTCCCTGTCACGTTTGCGGGAAGAGATTCAGATTCCAAAGTATTTTGTCCCTTCATGCCAGAGCTCACAGTCTGGACCGAGACCGCCGAGCCACAGCCCTGTACCGGACTGGACTCCCCTCAGCGCCGCTGAAGCAGCACCTGAAAATCCAAAAGAACCACAAAGACTTAATCAAGAATCACAGAAGTCCCTCAATCCAGCGTTTACTGCCGGGGACTCTTATCCAGCATCTCACAGAAGAAGAGGATCTTGATGGTGAAGTCAAAGCTCTAGATGATGGCCAGACAGACCAGAACCCAAACTATTTACTGGATGACAGCACACCGCTGACCCCTCCACTCACAGAAGACCCCATTTCTGTGACCTCTCCCTATTCTGCTACTATTCTGGAATGCGCGTCCACTCCCATAGCACCTACGTTCCGCTGCCACGCTTGCAAAGGAAAATTCCGCACGGCCTCGGAGTTGACCCGCCATGTCCGCATTCTCCACAACCCGTATAAATGCACTCTTTGTCCTTTCTCTGCCAGCCAAGAAGAGAGCCTTGCGTCTCACTTGCAGGAGTGCCACCCTTCCCCTGACATACCTGCCCTGCCAACAGCCTTCAATTCCCGGCCAGTCATCGCGACCCCCGACACTCCTGTTCCCACCCCGACGCATACCCCGGCCCCAACCCCAAGCACCCCACAGCAGACGCCGGCTGCCACAGCGGCTGCATCCGCCGCACTGCCAGCGTTTCGATGTGAAACTTGTGGACAGAGGTTTACCCAGTCTTGGTTTCTGAAGGGACACATGCGTAAGCACAAGGATTCTTTGGACCATAAGTGCCAGGTATGTGGCCGTGGCTTCAAGGAGCCTTGGTTCCTCAAAAACCACATGAAAGTACATCTTAACAAACTCGGGCTGAAGGCAGGGCTGGGAGGCCTCGGGGGGCCAGGAGGCGCTGATCACCAGGCCAAAGGCTCTGCTGCTAATCAGTCTCTCAACGCCCTCTATTCGAGCCTTCTTCTGGCCCAGCGAGGAGGCGGCAGAGGTGGACAAGGTCGATCGGAGAGGGAAACTGGAGGCAGAATCGGATTGGGCTCGAGCAAGTCCGCCATCTTAGGCTATCTGGGGTTGCCTAGTGATGGCAGTGGAGCCAGCTGCATGGAAAGACTTCAAGCAGTGGCTCAGGTGGCAGAGATGGGAaacggtggtggtggtggtggtggcggcAGTATTGGTGGATCAGGAGTAGGGGGTGCAACTAGAGGAGGGGGTGCGGGTGAAGCTACAGCATCAGTTTCAGAGGGAGGGGACCAGGCAACTTGGTGGCAGTTGGTGGCTCGCAGCTTGGCAGtagcccagcagcagcagcagcagcagcagcagcaacaacaacagcagcagcagcagcagcagcaacaacagaggTCCAATCAGAGAGGTCAACAACAAGACCAGCGAGGCCAAGGTCGGAACTCGGTGATAACTGAGGCCGACCAAGTCCGAGCATACCTTGGAGGCCTCGAGCCAAGAGAAGAGTCCGGCGGAGCGGGAGGGCCATGGGAATGCCCAGACTGTGGAAAACTGTTCCGCAGCCTGCAACAGGTTGTGGTCCACGCTCGTGTTCACACTCAGAGGCCCCCAAAAAGAGGTGGCTgtgaagaggaggggagtggTGGGCGTAGAGGAGCGGAGTTTggaagaggaggtggtggtggtgacataAGACTGGATTCTCAGCTACACAGTGGTGGATCCCAACAAACGGGAGACGTGAGACAGGAATCAAAACTGCACAGTGGTGGATCACAACAAGCAGGAGCAGCTACGGGGTTTCACTCAGTCATCTCAAACTTCAAAG GAGAAAATGGCATGACATCAGTCTCCTCCATTCCTTCAGTTCCCACCAGGGAGCGAGTGCGTGGTAGAGGGATTAAAGACTGCCCCTACTGTGGTAAAGCCTTCCGTTCTTCACACCATCTTAAAGTGCACCTGAGAGTTCACACAG GCGAGAGACCCTACAAATGTCCCCACTGTGACTATGCCGGTACCCAGTCAGGCTCACTGAAGTACCACCTCCAGCGCCACCACAGGGAGCAACGCAATGCTTTGGCAGCCTCCTCcaattcctcctcctctggcctCACCTCCACTATCAACACTCTGACCTCTGGAACCTCTGGGCTGGCCAAGCAACGTAGATCCCAGCTCAACCACTGCCCAGTCAACCGAGGCCAAACCGACTCCCCGACCTCTCGGACAGGCCAGCAGTCCTGGCTCCTGGGGCTTCCGGACCAACGGGAGCATCGGAAGGCCCTTGCAGCTCTAAGGGATGTTGATCTGGAGACCCAGTACAGGTATCTGTCTGGGGTGATGGGGGCTCTTTATCAAGGTGGAATGGAAGGGGGCTGGATAAGGGAGGCTCCTGCAACTAAGGCCCCTAAAGTGTCCCGTCGTAAGCCCCTTACTACTAGCCGGATGGTTCAGCCTACAGGTGACAAGGAAGGATCTGCGCCTTCAACTCAAGCAGTAGGGTTTGAACCCCTGGATCTGTCACGTCGCACCTCACCAAGCCttggagggatggaggaggatgGAATCATGAGTTTAGAGGAAGGCAGAGATGTCGTTGGGGATAGCGGAGGGGACAGTTCAACAGGGGTCAAACTGAGccagtgtttgttctgcccatTCCGTACATCCTCAGCAGAGCTGATGGCAATGCATCTCCAGGTCAACCACACCAGTAAGTCCAGACGCAAAAGAACCCCTTCTACCAACTTGGATGAAGAGGGAGTCCCAAGGGCCACCAAGCCACGGACAGAGCACTCTGACCTGGACTCTCTGGCAGTGTGGAGGCACGGGAGTGAAGTAGAGTCCAAGGCAACCCTGGGGGAATGGTCCTCAACTCAGACCAAGACCCTGAACGGGATCGCCGAAGATAGAGCAGAACATCTGGATGACATCCTCGACCACTCCGACTCCAATATTGCCAACAATGCGAGAGATGGTTTTGCGCTCATGGAGAAGTTCAGGGGCAATGACGGAGAACAAGAAGACGAATTTGAAGAGAATTTGGAGAACAGTAGTTTGGAGGATTCGCAGGACAAGGATCTGAGGATGTCCCTAGCTCTTTCACCAGCCCTGAGCGCCAATCACATGGTGGGGGAGGAGGAACGAGTCTTAACAGACTAA
- the znf219 gene encoding zinc finger protein 219 isoform X1 — translation MTCRVINLLAASPRMDSPPECVLSLSCEQPQSPPTLPSLDHSPQASSPHTLLSLPDSPVALPIQSPEPSPQSLDITPYFPLSPFPLQEDNINQPEIDEEDEEEGLDGVPPSPTPAVALFPGGGGGQDAACSPCLDSSPPATPSAPVLGFGALELALSSGQSGNCSDELDLQLFQKDTVTRATPGVGGASSGPALRFPCHVCGKRFRFQSILSLHARAHSLDRDRRATALYRTGLPSAPLKQHLKIQKNHKDLIKNHRSPSIQRLLPGTLIQHLTEEEDLDGEVKALDDGQTDQNPNYLLDDSTPLTPPLTEDPISVTSPYSATILECASTPIAPTFRCHACKGKFRTASELTRHVRILHNPYKCTLCPFSASQEESLASHLQECHPSPDIPALPTAFNSRPVIATPDTPVPTPTHTPAPTPSTPQQTPAATAAASAALPAFRCETCGQRFTQSWFLKGHMRKHKDSLDHKCQVCGRGFKEPWFLKNHMKVHLNKLGLKAGLGGLGGPGGADHQAKGSAANQSLNALYSSLLLAQRGGGRGGQGRSERETGGRIGLGSSKSAILGYLGLPSDGSGASCMERLQAVAQVAEMGNGGGGGGGGSIGGSGVGGATRGGGAGEATASVSEGGDQATWWQLVARSLAVAQQQQQQQQQQQQQQQQQQQQQQRSNQRGQQQDQRGQGRNSVITEADQVRAYLGGLEPREESGGAGGPWECPDCGKLFRSLQQVVVHARVHTQRPPKRGGCEEEGSGGRRGAEFGRGGGGGDIRLDSQLHSGGSQQTGDVRQESKLHSGGSQQAGAATGFHSVISNFKGENGMTSVSSIPSVPTRERVRGRGIKDCPYCGKAFRSSHHLKVHLRVHTGERPYKCPHCDYAGTQSGSLKYHLQRHHREQRNALAASSNSSSSGLTSTINTLTSGTSGLAKQRRSQLNHCPVNRGQTDSPTSRTGQQSWLLGLPDQREHRKALAALRDVDLETQYRYLSGVMGALYQGGMEGGWIREAPATKAPKVSRRKPLTTSRMVQPTGDKEGSAPSTQAVGFEPLDLSRRTSPSLGGMEEDGIMSLEEGRDVVGDSGGDSSTGVKLSQCLFCPFRTSSAELMAMHLQVNHTSKSRRKRTPSTNLDEEGVPRATKPRTEHSDLDSLAVWRHGSEVESKATLGEWSSTQTKTLNGIAEDRAEHLDDILDHSDSNIANNARDGFALMEKFRGNDGEQEDEFEENLENSSLEDSQDKDLRMSLALSPALSANHMVGEEERVLTD, via the exons AGGATGGATTCTCCACCAGAGTGTGTGCTGTCTCTTTCTTGTGAGCAGCCCCAGTCCCCCCCTACACTGCCATCCCTGGACCACAGCCCTCAGGCCTCCTCTCCTCACACCCTGCTCTCTCTACCCGACAGCCCCGTTGCACTGCCCATTCAAAGCCCCGAACCTTCCCCTCAAAGCCTGGACATCACACCTTATTTCCCCCTCTCCCCTTTTCCCCTTCAGGAGGATAACATCAATCAACCTGAAATTGATGAAGAAGACGAAGAGGAAGGGCTGGATGGAGTTCCTCCATCCCCAACCCCGGCGGTTGCTTTGttcccaggaggaggagggggacaagACGCTGCATGCAGCCCTTGTTTggactcctctcctcctgccacACCGTCAGCGCCAGTCCTCGGGTTCGGAGCCCTGGAGCTCGCCCTCTCATCAGGGCAAAGTGGAAACTGCAGCGACGAACTAGACCTCCAGTTGTTCCAGAAAGATACCGTTACCCGGGCGACACCTGGAGTTGGGGGGGCCTCATCAGGACCTGCGCTCAGGTTTCCCTGTCACGTTTGCGGGAAGAGATTCAGATTCCAAAGTATTTTGTCCCTTCATGCCAGAGCTCACAGTCTGGACCGAGACCGCCGAGCCACAGCCCTGTACCGGACTGGACTCCCCTCAGCGCCGCTGAAGCAGCACCTGAAAATCCAAAAGAACCACAAAGACTTAATCAAGAATCACAGAAGTCCCTCAATCCAGCGTTTACTGCCGGGGACTCTTATCCAGCATCTCACAGAAGAAGAGGATCTTGATGGTGAAGTCAAAGCTCTAGATGATGGCCAGACAGACCAGAACCCAAACTATTTACTGGATGACAGCACACCGCTGACCCCTCCACTCACAGAAGACCCCATTTCTGTGACCTCTCCCTATTCTGCTACTATTCTGGAATGCGCGTCCACTCCCATAGCACCTACGTTCCGCTGCCACGCTTGCAAAGGAAAATTCCGCACGGCCTCGGAGTTGACCCGCCATGTCCGCATTCTCCACAACCCGTATAAATGCACTCTTTGTCCTTTCTCTGCCAGCCAAGAAGAGAGCCTTGCGTCTCACTTGCAGGAGTGCCACCCTTCCCCTGACATACCTGCCCTGCCAACAGCCTTCAATTCCCGGCCAGTCATCGCGACCCCCGACACTCCTGTTCCCACCCCGACGCATACCCCGGCCCCAACCCCAAGCACCCCACAGCAGACGCCGGCTGCCACAGCGGCTGCATCCGCCGCACTGCCAGCGTTTCGATGTGAAACTTGTGGACAGAGGTTTACCCAGTCTTGGTTTCTGAAGGGACACATGCGTAAGCACAAGGATTCTTTGGACCATAAGTGCCAGGTATGTGGCCGTGGCTTCAAGGAGCCTTGGTTCCTCAAAAACCACATGAAAGTACATCTTAACAAACTCGGGCTGAAGGCAGGGCTGGGAGGCCTCGGGGGGCCAGGAGGCGCTGATCACCAGGCCAAAGGCTCTGCTGCTAATCAGTCTCTCAACGCCCTCTATTCGAGCCTTCTTCTGGCCCAGCGAGGAGGCGGCAGAGGTGGACAAGGTCGATCGGAGAGGGAAACTGGAGGCAGAATCGGATTGGGCTCGAGCAAGTCCGCCATCTTAGGCTATCTGGGGTTGCCTAGTGATGGCAGTGGAGCCAGCTGCATGGAAAGACTTCAAGCAGTGGCTCAGGTGGCAGAGATGGGAaacggtggtggtggtggtggtggcggcAGTATTGGTGGATCAGGAGTAGGGGGTGCAACTAGAGGAGGGGGTGCGGGTGAAGCTACAGCATCAGTTTCAGAGGGAGGGGACCAGGCAACTTGGTGGCAGTTGGTGGCTCGCAGCTTGGCAGtagcccagcagcagcagcagcagcagcagcagcaacaacaacagcagcagcagcagcagcagcaacaacagaggTCCAATCAGAGAGGTCAACAACAAGACCAGCGAGGCCAAGGTCGGAACTCGGTGATAACTGAGGCCGACCAAGTCCGAGCATACCTTGGAGGCCTCGAGCCAAGAGAAGAGTCCGGCGGAGCGGGAGGGCCATGGGAATGCCCAGACTGTGGAAAACTGTTCCGCAGCCTGCAACAGGTTGTGGTCCACGCTCGTGTTCACACTCAGAGGCCCCCAAAAAGAGGTGGCTgtgaagaggaggggagtggTGGGCGTAGAGGAGCGGAGTTTggaagaggaggtggtggtggtgacataAGACTGGATTCTCAGCTACACAGTGGTGGATCCCAACAAACGGGAGACGTGAGACAGGAATCAAAACTGCACAGTGGTGGATCACAACAAGCAGGAGCAGCTACGGGGTTTCACTCAGTCATCTCAAACTTCAAAG GAGAAAATGGCATGACATCAGTCTCCTCCATTCCTTCAGTTCCCACCAGGGAGCGAGTGCGTGGTAGAGGGATTAAAGACTGCCCCTACTGTGGTAAAGCCTTCCGTTCTTCACACCATCTTAAAGTGCACCTGAGAGTTCACACAG GCGAGAGACCCTACAAATGTCCCCACTGTGACTATGCCGGTACCCAGTCAGGCTCACTGAAGTACCACCTCCAGCGCCACCACAGGGAGCAACGCAATGCTTTGGCAGCCTCCTCcaattcctcctcctctggcctCACCTCCACTATCAACACTCTGACCTCTGGAACCTCTGGGCTGGCCAAGCAACGTAGATCCCAGCTCAACCACTGCCCAGTCAACCGAGGCCAAACCGACTCCCCGACCTCTCGGACAGGCCAGCAGTCCTGGCTCCTGGGGCTTCCGGACCAACGGGAGCATCGGAAGGCCCTTGCAGCTCTAAGGGATGTTGATCTGGAGACCCAGTACAGGTATCTGTCTGGGGTGATGGGGGCTCTTTATCAAGGTGGAATGGAAGGGGGCTGGATAAGGGAGGCTCCTGCAACTAAGGCCCCTAAAGTGTCCCGTCGTAAGCCCCTTACTACTAGCCGGATGGTTCAGCCTACAGGTGACAAGGAAGGATCTGCGCCTTCAACTCAAGCAGTAGGGTTTGAACCCCTGGATCTGTCACGTCGCACCTCACCAAGCCttggagggatggaggaggatgGAATCATGAGTTTAGAGGAAGGCAGAGATGTCGTTGGGGATAGCGGAGGGGACAGTTCAACAGGGGTCAAACTGAGccagtgtttgttctgcccatTCCGTACATCCTCAGCAGAGCTGATGGCAATGCATCTCCAGGTCAACCACACCAGTAAGTCCAGACGCAAAAGAACCCCTTCTACCAACTTGGATGAAGAGGGAGTCCCAAGGGCCACCAAGCCACGGACAGAGCACTCTGACCTGGACTCTCTGGCAGTGTGGAGGCACGGGAGTGAAGTAGAGTCCAAGGCAACCCTGGGGGAATGGTCCTCAACTCAGACCAAGACCCTGAACGGGATCGCCGAAGATAGAGCAGAACATCTGGATGACATCCTCGACCACTCCGACTCCAATATTGCCAACAATGCGAGAGATGGTTTTGCGCTCATGGAGAAGTTCAGGGGCAATGACGGAGAACAAGAAGACGAATTTGAAGAGAATTTGGAGAACAGTAGTTTGGAGGATTCGCAGGACAAGGATCTGAGGATGTCCCTAGCTCTTTCACCAGCCCTGAGCGCCAATCACATGGTGGGGGAGGAGGAACGAGTCTTAACAGACTAA